The Gammaproteobacteria bacterium genome window below encodes:
- the nuoK gene encoding NADH-quinone oxidoreductase subunit NuoK yields MIALSDYLILGAILFALSMAGIFLNRKNVIIILMSIELMLLSVNMNFVAFSYYLNDIAGQVFVFFILTVAAAEAAIGLAILVVLFRNKRSINVDDMDSMKG; encoded by the coding sequence ATGATTGCCTTATCTGATTATCTCATCCTGGGTGCCATCCTGTTTGCCTTGAGCATGGCGGGTATCTTCCTTAATCGTAAGAATGTCATCATTATCCTGATGTCGATAGAGCTGATGTTGTTGTCGGTTAATATGAATTTTGTTGCCTTCTCCTATTATCTGAACGATATCGCCGGTCAGGTCTTTGTCTTTTTTATCTTGACCGTGGCCGCCGCCGAGGCGGCTATTGGTCTGGCGATCCTGGTGGTGCTGTTCCGTAATAAACGCAGCATTAATGTTGATGATATGGATAGCATGAAGGGTTGA